One stretch of Rhodothermales bacterium DNA includes these proteins:
- a CDS encoding ferrous iron transporter B, translating into ILVGNPNVGKSLLFKNLTNRFVIVSNYPGTTVEVVRAQAGFNGRSVQVIDTPGINDVAPRSDDVKVTLQLLKDHPTGTIVQVADAKNLRRALFLTLQLAELGRPMILVLNMLDELDERGGRIDFERLSEILGIPVVGTVAIRNQGTEDVITEVANARPPRLADGYDAEGSKDYHYHSSRARLDTVHRIMDDTYAIEKPRNASLRVRLGFWAMHPFRGMAFLAVVLLVVFWFVGLFGAGTLVDLMEVGLFEQRVSPAAITAVDAVLPFPHEHVSENITHGVGLPITPVHEITILDLDKVATLPDYALSQGAALTTAQKVMRFFHDLLVGQYGLITMALSYALAIVLPIVTTFFLVFSILEDSGYFPRMAVMVNRVFRLMGLNGKAVLPMILGLGCATMATMTTRILETRKERLVTIMLLALAVPCSAQLGVLLAMMAALSPTGAAVWVLLVVAVMLAVGSLSSRIFGGETSEFILEIPPMRRPQLANVLLKTGSRLSWYLREVIPIFVIGTAILFVLDRVNALGAIARAAEPLVTGWLGLPSEMANAFLVGFLRRDFGAVYILDAAIGDNPVLSPHQILVAMVTITLFMPCIANFLMIAREQGMKVAGSMLAFIFPFAFFVGGAVNYIGRWLLNF; encoded by the coding sequence TCATTCTGGTAGGAAACCCGAATGTCGGCAAGAGCCTGCTGTTCAAAAACCTCACGAATCGTTTCGTGATCGTATCCAACTATCCGGGTACGACCGTAGAGGTTGTTCGGGCCCAGGCAGGGTTCAACGGCCGCTCCGTTCAAGTGATCGACACCCCGGGCATCAACGATGTTGCCCCGCGGTCAGACGATGTGAAGGTCACCCTTCAGCTTCTGAAGGACCATCCGACCGGGACTATCGTGCAGGTGGCTGACGCCAAGAACCTCCGTCGCGCGCTGTTTCTGACGCTGCAGCTGGCGGAGCTTGGGCGTCCCATGATCCTCGTCCTGAACATGCTCGACGAGCTCGATGAGCGCGGCGGACGGATCGACTTCGAACGCCTCAGCGAGATTCTTGGCATCCCGGTCGTCGGAACGGTGGCCATTCGCAATCAGGGGACCGAAGATGTCATAACGGAGGTCGCCAATGCACGCCCGCCGCGGCTGGCCGACGGCTACGACGCGGAAGGATCAAAGGACTATCACTACCACTCGAGCCGTGCCCGCCTTGATACCGTCCATCGAATCATGGACGACACGTATGCGATAGAGAAGCCGCGCAACGCCAGCCTGCGCGTCAGGCTTGGGTTCTGGGCGATGCACCCGTTCAGGGGCATGGCGTTTCTGGCAGTCGTGCTGCTGGTCGTGTTCTGGTTCGTCGGCCTGTTCGGCGCCGGCACTCTGGTGGACCTGATGGAGGTCGGACTGTTTGAGCAACGTGTAAGCCCGGCAGCCATCACGGCTGTGGACGCTGTCTTGCCATTCCCGCACGAACACGTATCGGAAAATATCACGCATGGCGTCGGACTGCCGATCACGCCTGTTCATGAGATCACGATCCTCGATCTCGACAAAGTCGCTACGTTACCGGACTATGCGCTGTCGCAGGGTGCCGCGCTCACGACAGCCCAAAAGGTGATGCGCTTCTTTCATGATCTGCTGGTCGGGCAATACGGGCTCATCACCATGGCTCTGAGCTACGCGCTCGCCATCGTTCTTCCGATCGTGACCACGTTCTTTCTCGTCTTCAGCATCCTCGAGGACTCCGGCTACTTTCCGCGCATGGCCGTGATGGTGAATCGGGTATTTCGATTGATGGGTCTCAACGGGAAGGCGGTGCTACCGATGATTCTGGGGCTGGGCTGCGCGACGATGGCGACAATGACGACCCGAATTCTGGAGACCCGCAAGGAGCGGCTTGTTACGATCATGCTGCTCGCGCTCGCCGTCCCGTGTTCGGCGCAGCTCGGCGTGCTGCTCGCGATGATGGCAGCGCTCTCGCCGACCGGCGCGGCGGTATGGGTACTTCTTGTTGTCGCCGTCATGCTGGCCGTTGGCAGTCTGAGCAGCCGGATATTCGGTGGCGAGACGAGCGAGTTCATTCTGGAGATCCCTCCGATGAGGCGCCCTCAGTTGGCCAACGTGTTGCTCAAGACCGGGAGTCGTCTCAGCTGGTATCTGCGGGAGGTGATTCCGATTTTTGTGATCGGCACCGCGATTCTTTTCGTCCTCGATCGCGTCAATGCGCTAGGCGCCATCGCTCGCGCGGCCGAGCCTCTTGTCACGGGTTGGCTGGGTCTTCCGTCGGAGATGGCGAACGCGTTCCTTGTCGGGTTCCTGCGTCGGGATTTCGGCGCTGTTTACATTCTGGATGCTGCGATCGGCGACAACCCCGTATTGTCGCCCCATCAAATTCTCGTTGCGATGGTGACGATCACGCTGTTCATGCCGTGTATCGCTAACTTCCTCATGATCGCGCGCGAGCAAGGGATGAAGGTTGCCGGCAGCATGCTGGCATTCATCTTTCCGTTCGCCTTCTTCGTGGGCGGCGCCGTCAACTATATAGGCAGATGGCTTCTGAACTTCTGA
- a CDS encoding ferrous iron transport protein A: MASELLTCPLCGFGFDRTDTLCAHGCPLGAMCNLVRCPSCNYEFAETYPRESWMRKLFSKKAVAAPSNLPTEVRPVSELRFGTRAEVLCVGGGGSREDRLAVFGLAPGAEVTVIQQKPSCVLKIDETELALDPEIAAQILVRVRVDEAEAA; encoded by the coding sequence ATGGCTTCTGAACTTCTGACTTGTCCGCTTTGCGGATTCGGATTCGATCGCACCGACACGCTGTGTGCACATGGCTGTCCGCTGGGCGCGATGTGCAATCTCGTGCGTTGTCCGAGCTGCAACTACGAGTTCGCAGAGACCTATCCGCGCGAGTCCTGGATGCGCAAACTGTTTTCGAAAAAGGCCGTGGCTGCGCCATCGAATCTGCCGACGGAGGTGCGCCCTGTGTCGGAGCTCCGGTTCGGTACACGGGCCGAGGTGCTATGCGTTGGTGGCGGAGGGAGCCGCGAAGATCGCCTCGCCGTGTTCGGTCTTGCACCCGGCGCCGAGGTCACCGTCATTCAGCAGAAGCCGTCGTGCGTATTAAAGATCGACGAGACGGAACTTGCTCTTGATCCGGAGATCGCGGCTCAGATTCTGGTACGCGTTCGCGTTGACGAGGCGGAGGCCGCCTAG
- a CDS encoding M1 family metallopeptidase has translation MIRKTLLSALLVALVAPVVVAQQTRPIPYPVFNTPAVQRALDRGTRSPDGAPGPEYWTNTAEYVIDAVLSPTTNMLRGSETLTYHNNSPDTLRQLVVNLYQNLHSEGVVRTRPVQITGGVQLSRVSMNGKNLVEGRQQGFFFGPGPRPDLKLQYSIRGTKLLIDVPQGIPPGTQTKLGFSWNFEVPEVGAPRMGQDGEVYYLAYWYPQMAVYDDVDGWDNDAYQGNGEFYMGYADYDVSITVPEGWLIGATGELLNPNDVLTPTVQGRLATAARSEEVVRVVTENERQIGVSTVDSPSGTLTWKFKANNVRDFAFGTSDKYLWDATNATVGDLDGDGRNDASMIHAFYRPEAQSWDKAAEYSKFSIESLSRNIMPYPYPQMTAVQGIIGGGMEFPMITLIGGTRNEARLFGVTYHELGHMWFPMLVGQNEKAFTWMDEGLTSFNTAEGGTEFYSENRWPGEMRGYLRIVGSGFEEPSMRHADTYRNQFGRGTAAYAKPASVMHALRGMVGNELFYKALREYAHRWTNKHPLPWDLFNTFEDVLEMELDWFWTSWLFETWPLDQSVASVGTAPDGTIEVIIHDLGLTPMPAPVRVTYADGRTVDQVVPVDHWLDDNRVARMSFPAGTVSRVEIDADGYYPDANPANGIWTASDETTE, from the coding sequence ATGATCCGAAAAACCCTTCTTTCAGCTCTTCTAGTAGCGCTCGTCGCGCCGGTAGTCGTCGCGCAGCAGACCCGCCCGATTCCCTACCCCGTCTTCAACACTCCGGCCGTTCAGCGGGCGCTTGACCGCGGCACCCGCTCGCCCGATGGCGCACCGGGTCCAGAGTACTGGACCAACACCGCCGAGTACGTGATTGACGCCGTGCTTTCGCCTACCACGAACATGCTGCGCGGCTCCGAAACCTTGACGTATCACAATAACTCGCCGGACACGTTGCGGCAGCTGGTTGTCAATCTGTATCAGAACCTGCACAGCGAAGGCGTGGTCCGTACGCGTCCGGTTCAGATTACGGGAGGCGTGCAGCTGAGCCGCGTATCGATGAACGGGAAGAATTTGGTGGAAGGCCGGCAACAGGGTTTCTTCTTTGGCCCCGGTCCGCGTCCCGATCTCAAACTGCAGTATTCGATTCGCGGTACAAAACTGCTCATCGATGTTCCTCAGGGCATTCCGCCGGGAACGCAGACGAAGCTCGGCTTCTCCTGGAATTTTGAAGTGCCGGAGGTCGGCGCGCCGCGCATGGGGCAGGACGGGGAAGTCTACTATCTCGCGTACTGGTATCCGCAGATGGCCGTCTACGACGACGTCGACGGATGGGACAACGATGCGTATCAGGGTAACGGCGAGTTCTATATGGGATACGCTGATTACGACGTGTCGATAACGGTGCCCGAGGGCTGGTTGATAGGCGCCACAGGCGAACTTCTGAATCCGAATGATGTCCTGACGCCGACCGTGCAGGGCCGACTGGCGACCGCCGCACGGAGCGAAGAGGTCGTGCGCGTGGTGACCGAGAACGAGCGACAAATAGGGGTGTCAACCGTGGATAGTCCGTCCGGCACGTTGACATGGAAATTCAAGGCGAACAATGTGCGCGATTTCGCCTTCGGGACGTCGGACAAGTATCTGTGGGACGCGACCAACGCGACCGTAGGAGACCTGGACGGCGACGGCAGGAATGATGCGTCGATGATCCACGCGTTCTACCGGCCGGAAGCGCAGTCGTGGGACAAGGCTGCCGAGTACTCGAAGTTTTCGATCGAATCGCTCTCCCGAAACATCATGCCGTATCCCTATCCGCAGATGACGGCGGTACAGGGCATCATAGGTGGCGGGATGGAGTTCCCGATGATCACGCTGATCGGCGGCACGCGAAACGAGGCGCGACTGTTCGGCGTCACGTACCATGAACTGGGGCACATGTGGTTTCCGATGCTGGTCGGACAGAACGAGAAAGCTTTCACGTGGATGGACGAAGGACTGACGTCGTTCAACACCGCCGAGGGCGGTACTGAATTCTATTCGGAGAATCGCTGGCCGGGAGAGATGCGCGGCTACCTCAGGATCGTAGGCAGCGGCTTTGAAGAGCCATCGATGCGACATGCCGATACGTATCGGAATCAGTTTGGGCGCGGCACGGCCGCGTATGCCAAACCCGCATCGGTGATGCACGCGCTCCGCGGCATGGTTGGTAATGAGTTGTTCTACAAGGCACTGCGCGAATACGCTCATCGCTGGACGAACAAGCACCCTTTGCCATGGGACCTCTTCAATACGTTCGAAGACGTACTGGAGATGGAGCTCGACTGGTTCTGGACCTCGTGGTTGTTCGAGACGTGGCCGCTGGATCAGTCCGTCGCTTCGGTCGGCACTGCACCGGATGGAACCATTGAAGTCATCATTCATGATCTCGGATTGACCCCGATGCCCGCCCCCGTGCGGGTGACGTATGCGGATGGCCGGACGGTCGACCAGGTTGTGCCCGTCGATCACTGGCTGGATGACAACCGGGTCGCCCGAATGTCGTTTCCGGCCGGAACCGTGAGCCGCGTGGAGATCGACGCCGATGGCTACTACCCCGATGCGAATCCGGCCAACGGCATCTGGACCGCGAGCGACGAAACGACGGAGTAG
- a CDS encoding choice-of-anchor B family protein, whose amino-acid sequence MKTMIRLFLASAVVCAFAADSVAQTYNSEAQPGSRLGFGSAVAMSADEIAVTEPTNDYSSGFVYIYRKDRGNWERVLRLQAPDAERADRFGASLTMSGNSLVVGATSQNDGQGAVYVFEKDPSGEWAASARVTAQEPTRELGRAVAVQGKWLIAGSSGDNDMAGTAYLFKRTEDGSWAQRAALNADSSKSMTGYASNVSLANGVALVSAPMEDKGGVVYTFRYDESTMTWMEDEPLVGSESSERDQFGMRIAVEGNEMLISAPGAGGRAGIVYLYTYDESSERWIESRILRPFDAPRFAGFGTALAFNEGDVWIGAPYANRFEGTIYSYDRDGDSWKGVSKVSLEGLSRGAMFGASISAVGETAVVGLTGSDFGAGSAVILQHSDAGWVSASRLEGDPTGLETVSGGRVSCDGGEANIFKCDRVDLISFLPVAEIGGGRGVRVNDMWGWEDKLTGREYALVGRVDGTSFVDVTDPSQPIYLGNLDRSEGAPPSIWRDIKVYKDHAYIVADGAEQHGMQVFDLTQLRDVQNAPVDFKVTTHYDKIASAHNVVINEDTGFAFAVGNSAGGETCGGGLHMIDIREPANPQFAGCFADPTTGRRNTGYSHDAQCIVYNGPDADYAGREICFGSNETALSISDVTDKDTPVAVSSASYPNVAYSHQGWVTEDHRYFMMNDEGDEPSGLVEGTRTLIWDVQDLDDPQLLAEYIADNKATDHNLYIKGNLMYQSNYDSGLRILDISDVANPVEVGFFDTVPFGKDGAGMNGSWSNYPYFKNGVIAVTSGNEGLFLLQRKDEGI is encoded by the coding sequence ATGAAGACCATGATTCGCCTGTTTCTGGCCAGTGCCGTGGTATGCGCATTCGCTGCCGATTCTGTGGCCCAGACGTACAATTCAGAAGCACAACCAGGCTCCCGACTGGGATTTGGAAGTGCCGTGGCCATGTCGGCCGACGAAATCGCCGTAACCGAACCCACGAACGATTACTCGTCCGGATTCGTGTACATATATCGCAAGGACCGGGGCAACTGGGAGCGCGTGCTGCGACTTCAGGCGCCTGACGCCGAGAGGGCGGATCGCTTCGGTGCCTCACTCACCATGTCCGGCAATTCGCTTGTCGTAGGAGCCACGAGTCAGAACGACGGCCAGGGTGCCGTGTACGTTTTTGAAAAGGATCCATCGGGCGAGTGGGCCGCGAGTGCTCGCGTGACCGCGCAAGAGCCAACGAGGGAGCTGGGCCGCGCTGTCGCAGTGCAGGGCAAGTGGTTGATCGCAGGATCGTCAGGTGACAATGACATGGCGGGTACCGCCTACCTGTTCAAGCGAACGGAGGATGGTTCCTGGGCGCAGAGAGCTGCCCTGAACGCTGATTCTTCGAAGTCCATGACGGGCTACGCGTCGAACGTCTCACTCGCCAACGGCGTCGCGCTCGTCAGCGCACCGATGGAAGACAAAGGTGGTGTCGTTTACACGTTCCGCTACGACGAGTCCACGATGACATGGATGGAAGACGAACCGCTTGTCGGAAGCGAGAGTTCGGAGCGCGACCAATTCGGGATGCGCATTGCGGTCGAAGGCAACGAGATGCTTATTTCCGCCCCGGGTGCGGGCGGTAGAGCCGGGATCGTCTATCTGTATACCTACGATGAGAGCTCCGAGCGCTGGATCGAGTCGCGCATCCTGCGCCCCTTCGATGCGCCTCGCTTTGCCGGCTTTGGAACGGCTCTGGCCTTCAACGAGGGCGACGTATGGATCGGCGCCCCCTATGCGAATCGCTTCGAGGGTACTATCTATTCGTACGATCGGGATGGCGACTCATGGAAAGGAGTGAGCAAGGTTTCGCTGGAGGGCCTGTCCCGCGGAGCTATGTTCGGCGCGTCGATTTCCGCCGTTGGAGAGACAGCCGTCGTAGGCCTGACCGGGTCCGACTTCGGCGCGGGATCTGCCGTTATTCTGCAGCATTCGGATGCGGGCTGGGTCTCAGCATCGAGACTGGAAGGTGATCCGACCGGGCTTGAGACGGTCAGCGGTGGCCGCGTATCCTGCGACGGCGGTGAGGCGAACATTTTCAAGTGCGACCGCGTCGACTTGATTTCCTTCTTACCGGTCGCCGAGATCGGTGGTGGTCGTGGCGTACGTGTTAACGACATGTGGGGCTGGGAGGACAAACTCACCGGTCGCGAATATGCCCTTGTAGGCCGCGTCGACGGCACGTCGTTCGTCGACGTGACGGATCCGAGCCAGCCGATCTATCTCGGCAACCTGGACCGGTCGGAAGGCGCGCCTCCGAGCATCTGGCGAGACATCAAGGTGTACAAGGACCATGCGTACATCGTAGCGGACGGCGCCGAGCAGCACGGCATGCAAGTGTTTGACCTCACGCAGCTTCGCGACGTGCAGAACGCGCCAGTCGACTTCAAGGTGACCACGCACTACGACAAGATTGCGAGTGCGCACAATGTTGTGATCAACGAGGACACGGGCTTCGCGTTTGCCGTCGGAAACAGTGCGGGCGGCGAGACATGCGGCGGTGGTCTCCACATGATCGATATCAGGGAGCCGGCCAATCCGCAGTTCGCAGGTTGCTTCGCGGATCCGACAACTGGTCGTCGCAACACGGGCTACAGCCACGACGCACAGTGCATCGTTTACAACGGACCGGATGCCGACTACGCGGGTCGTGAGATCTGCTTCGGGTCGAACGAAACGGCCCTTAGTATATCCGACGTGACGGACAAGGATACGCCAGTCGCCGTCTCTTCAGCCTCGTACCCGAATGTTGCGTATTCGCATCAGGGTTGGGTTACGGAAGATCACCGCTACTTCATGATGAATGATGAAGGTGATGAACCCTCCGGTCTCGTCGAAGGAACCCGCACCCTGATCTGGGACGTGCAGGACCTGGACGATCCTCAGCTGCTGGCGGAGTATATCGCCGACAACAAGGCGACGGATCACAACCTGTACATCAAGGGCAATTTGATGTACCAGTCGAACTACGACAGCGGGTTGCGCATCCTGGATATTTCAGACGTCGCGAACCCCGTTGAGGTTGGCTTCTTTGACACGGTGCCTTTTGGCAAAGATGGTGCGGGCATGAACGGCTCGTGGAGCAACTACCCGTACTTCAAGAACGGGGTGATTGCCGTCACGAGCGGCAACGAGGGGCTCTTCCTGCTGCAACGCAAGGACGAGGGAATCTAG